In the Haloferula helveola genome, one interval contains:
- a CDS encoding prepilin-type N-terminal cleavage/methylation domain-containing protein — protein MTPTTQPQAARRRGGFSLIEIIAVLILLGILAVIAASVLPRSNASLATQANQLSANLRYAQIRAQADTYQWRLVFTDATTYQIGQVIVPGAGFKPAVVPGTSTTQGTLTDGVTAPAGTAIRFDSWGRPLNDAGALLASDQTITLTQGSLSESVVIRANTGFIP, from the coding sequence ATGACCCCAACCACCCAACCGCAGGCGGCACGGCGGCGAGGTGGATTCTCCCTCATCGAAATCATCGCCGTCCTGATCCTGCTCGGAATCCTGGCGGTGATCGCCGCAAGCGTCCTTCCGCGCTCCAATGCGAGCCTGGCGACGCAGGCCAATCAACTCAGCGCCAACTTGCGCTACGCCCAGATCCGGGCCCAGGCCGACACTTACCAATGGCGTCTGGTATTCACCGACGCCACCACCTACCAGATCGGGCAGGTGATCGTCCCCGGAGCCGGTTTCAAGCCGGCTGTCGTTCCAGGGACCTCCACCACGCAGGGAACCCTGACCGACGGCGTGACGGCGCCGGCCGGAACCGCCATTCGCTTCGATTCCTGGGGAAGGCCCCTGAATGATGCCGGCGCACTCCTTGCATCGGACCAAACGATCACCTTGACTCAAGGGTCACTCAGCGAGAGTGTTGTGATCCGCGCGAACACGGGATTCATTCCATGA
- a CDS encoding PmoA family protein yields MKPASLPAHLFAFLIPLLAHGGDLKLTETDDAILITLRDKPVLNYIKTEKPVPEGMDPHFRRSAYIHPVYAPTGQEVTGDFPADHPHQHALFLAWTKTKFDGKEIDFWNQAKELGRVEFREVLDVKREDRKVSFQVKHAFTVPEGEESIDVLHEIWTVTVYQTPEDHFLFDVESVQRCATDKPLHLPKYHYGGMAFRGNAEWLRDKGDPSLQPGDVRYLTREGKDRRDGNHTRTDWVSFTGEIGGQEVSATVFGSPENFRAPQHVRIHPDKPYFCFAPMVDGPFKISPGEDYTSRYRYLITSKALDQDVIEKHWNDYSKSE; encoded by the coding sequence ATGAAACCCGCCAGTTTGCCCGCTCACCTCTTCGCGTTTCTGATCCCGCTACTGGCGCACGGGGGTGATCTGAAGCTCACCGAAACCGACGACGCGATCCTCATCACGCTGCGGGACAAACCGGTGCTGAACTACATCAAGACGGAGAAGCCGGTGCCCGAGGGCATGGATCCCCACTTCCGGAGGAGTGCTTACATCCACCCGGTCTACGCCCCCACCGGACAGGAGGTGACGGGCGACTTTCCGGCCGACCACCCCCATCAGCACGCACTCTTCCTCGCTTGGACCAAGACCAAGTTCGATGGGAAGGAGATCGATTTCTGGAATCAGGCGAAGGAACTTGGGCGAGTCGAGTTCCGTGAGGTTCTGGACGTGAAACGGGAGGACCGTAAGGTGTCGTTTCAAGTGAAGCATGCCTTCACGGTGCCGGAAGGCGAAGAATCCATCGATGTGCTTCACGAAATCTGGACGGTCACCGTTTACCAAACACCGGAAGACCACTTTCTTTTCGATGTCGAAAGCGTCCAGCGATGCGCCACGGACAAACCGCTCCACTTGCCGAAGTATCACTACGGCGGCATGGCATTCCGCGGCAATGCCGAGTGGCTCAGGGACAAAGGTGACCCAAGCCTTCAACCCGGCGATGTTCGCTATCTGACACGTGAAGGAAAAGACCGCCGGGACGGGAACCACACCCGAACCGACTGGGTCTCTTTCACGGGTGAAATTGGCGGCCAGGAGGTCTCGGCCACCGTCTTCGGCAGCCCGGAGAACTTCCGCGCGCCGCAGCACGTCCGCATCCATCCCGACAAGCCCTACTTTTGCTTCGCCCCGATGGTCGACGGACCATTCAAGATTTCTCCCGGCGAAGATTACACCTCCCGCTATCGCTATCTGATCACTTCGAAAGCGTTGGATCAGGACGTCATCGAGAAGCACTGGAACGACTACTCCAAGAGCGAATAG
- a CDS encoding type II secretion system protein, with the protein MRTRDRTCSGFSLIEIIAVLVLSSLALVFAAMLLVTSTGIFISNKEAAEDSQKIQAAMNRLVKELTYAGSGTVVVSNGRTVQWTSNHPERFGDAQTATWDGATGSNLTLQGAILLDNVDLFAVSSTADTVTISMRSANSNGVTHSTIVHPRYDP; encoded by the coding sequence ATGAGAACCCGTGACAGAACATGCTCCGGATTCTCGCTAATCGAGATCATCGCCGTTCTCGTGCTGAGCTCGCTGGCACTGGTTTTCGCCGCGATGCTGCTCGTGACATCGACCGGTATTTTCATCAGCAACAAGGAAGCCGCGGAAGATTCCCAGAAAATCCAGGCCGCCATGAACCGACTTGTGAAGGAGCTGACCTATGCCGGCAGCGGAACGGTCGTGGTCAGCAACGGCCGGACCGTGCAATGGACCTCAAACCATCCCGAAAGATTCGGCGACGCCCAAACCGCGACTTGGGACGGCGCCACGGGCTCCAACCTTACCTTGCAGGGTGCCATCCTCCTGGACAACGTCGACCTCTTCGCGGTTTCGTCGACGGCCGATACCGTCACCATCAGCATGCGGTCGGCAAACAGCAATGGGGTCACCCACAGTACCATCGTCCATCCCCGCTATGACCCGTAA
- a CDS encoding TMEM43 family protein produces the protein MAEKKSKKGNGILFGLVLLGVSIAAIWKNEHRFDYYRAARDTVPAETVDGLASGSLFSHTGAMDRSLTLEGRYVDSFQGYLQVRRTAEIYAWDRDEDDDGVSWSKEWMSSLQNNERNRDLKKVFRSDTIAPASYLIADLPVDGAKIQFVDPSQSIPPAELTLTSKGSSEGLVAREDEFYLSKGRSDQLGDERVRYSGIPVPEVATYFGKWGDEMAVAHQAEPKKGFIAGIIQDKGILHHLVAGQRGPALITIKEHLARVKMIVRIVALVVCTIGGGILFSGISRLLVFIPVIGPFLNRVTGWIGMLFGFLVGLATLTVAYLTSKPIVLAVIGILLAVGLVLLARNAARKRARIRENIGGSLGHIPSSAELGELEYIQLWQLAASNGEISADEQRVLDRWTRRNRWDAAKVSSLTERAANELPHTHGRQKLETLVRYSLADGRIDRKELKTLQQAAGWIGIGKQGLTSLMREIQSAC, from the coding sequence ATGGCGGAGAAGAAGAGCAAAAAGGGCAACGGAATCCTGTTCGGACTTGTCCTTCTGGGAGTCTCGATCGCGGCAATCTGGAAGAACGAGCACCGCTTCGACTACTACAGAGCGGCGAGGGACACGGTCCCTGCGGAGACGGTTGACGGACTCGCATCAGGCTCCCTGTTCTCCCACACCGGCGCGATGGACCGGAGCCTCACCCTTGAAGGCCGCTACGTGGATTCCTTCCAGGGCTACCTTCAGGTCCGGCGGACCGCGGAGATCTACGCTTGGGACCGCGACGAGGATGATGACGGGGTAAGTTGGTCGAAGGAGTGGATGTCCTCCTTGCAAAACAACGAACGCAATAGGGATCTGAAGAAGGTCTTCCGCTCCGACACCATCGCACCCGCGAGCTATCTGATCGCCGACCTGCCGGTCGATGGGGCGAAGATCCAGTTCGTCGACCCAAGCCAGTCGATCCCACCCGCCGAACTCACTCTCACGTCAAAAGGAAGCAGCGAGGGACTCGTTGCACGCGAGGACGAATTCTACCTCTCCAAGGGTCGCTCCGACCAATTGGGGGACGAGCGGGTCCGTTACAGCGGCATTCCCGTTCCGGAAGTGGCGACCTACTTCGGCAAGTGGGGCGACGAAATGGCCGTCGCGCATCAGGCGGAACCGAAGAAGGGCTTCATCGCAGGCATCATTCAGGACAAAGGCATCCTCCACCACCTCGTGGCGGGCCAACGCGGACCTGCCCTCATCACCATCAAGGAGCACCTGGCGCGTGTGAAGATGATCGTCCGGATCGTCGCGCTCGTGGTCTGCACGATCGGCGGAGGAATCCTCTTCTCCGGCATTTCCCGTCTGTTGGTTTTCATCCCCGTGATCGGTCCGTTTCTCAACCGGGTCACGGGATGGATCGGCATGCTCTTCGGATTCCTCGTCGGCCTCGCCACCCTCACCGTCGCCTACCTGACCAGCAAACCGATCGTGCTTGCGGTCATCGGGATACTGCTTGCCGTCGGGTTGGTTCTCCTTGCCAGAAATGCAGCCCGTAAGCGCGCGCGAATCCGGGAGAACATTGGGGGGAGCCTCGGACACATCCCTTCGTCCGCCGAGCTGGGTGAGTTGGAGTACATCCAATTGTGGCAGCTCGCCGCAAGCAACGGTGAGATCTCCGCGGACGAGCAGCGCGTCCTCGACCGATGGACACGCCGCAACCGCTGGGATGCGGCCAAGGTTTCCTCCCTCACCGAAAGGGCGGCGAACGAGCTCCCCCACACCCACGGCAGGCAGAAGCTCGAGACCCTCGTCCGCTACTCGCTCGCCGACGGCAGAATCGACCGCAAGGAGCTCAAGACCCTCCAGCAAGCCGCCGGTTGGATCGGCATCGGAAAGCAGGGCCTGACTTCGCTGATGCGCGAGATCCAGTCCGCCTGTTGA
- a CDS encoding polymer-forming cytoskeletal protein codes for MKTNHSTPLTAAAHMRKGGVLISLVAVTLVIGVLGVSVIAFTRSSEHSHLSANAGSRAYYLADSGLRYAQHIHCRDNDWLHGRQRTLTLQGGEQVDIIRLGDTFWATATVDVGTAKEARARVPMPLSLCGEDPDNDPIDEFAVFGDVAISLGNNTVIEGDVAITGDNVALKGIVDGNIYAADVTTTSSSATVTGSIFSSGFVDIRTGDVTGDIHSADGILLRSAQSTVFGGWLFSHGSIEVGGGSEVRGHIHSCAGDVFLSGSAIIGTPAEPVEVRAHGDVTLSGSATVYGNVYAGGIITVGGSIVGNAFAGGVILNPGAVTGSAIELSPTYVKQPICPDLDDLDLISLPDATEFTAGGDDIDVPEIDEDSPGPFIVAPGSYGAVSSSNNSSNTALLLSAGAADHANYYFNTISLGNDLTLYLDLSGSYDIRVFVVGDIAIGKDLNVLVSTDGTNYVSMDDDSVDPEIAARVYWESQSDFVLGATSNWLGSVYTPDGNLSVGNGSYLIGSYYSGGGHDITASAVVHVPPNYFAEE; via the coding sequence ATGAAAACGAACCACTCCACCCCCCTCACCGCCGCAGCGCACATGCGGAAAGGCGGAGTTTTGATCAGCCTCGTCGCGGTCACGCTGGTCATCGGTGTTCTTGGCGTCTCGGTCATCGCTTTCACGCGCAGCTCCGAACACAGCCACCTCAGCGCCAATGCCGGATCCCGGGCCTACTACTTGGCCGATTCAGGCCTGCGCTACGCACAGCACATCCACTGCCGCGACAACGATTGGCTCCACGGCCGTCAGCGCACCCTGACCCTGCAGGGAGGTGAGCAGGTCGACATCATTCGCCTGGGCGACACCTTCTGGGCGACTGCCACGGTGGATGTCGGCACGGCCAAGGAAGCCCGCGCCCGTGTGCCAATGCCCCTCAGCCTCTGCGGCGAGGATCCCGACAACGACCCCATCGACGAATTCGCGGTTTTCGGGGATGTCGCGATTTCCCTCGGAAACAACACCGTGATCGAAGGCGATGTCGCGATCACCGGGGACAATGTCGCACTCAAGGGAATCGTGGACGGGAACATCTATGCAGCCGATGTGACGACCACCTCGTCGAGCGCGACCGTCACGGGCAGCATCTTTTCCTCGGGGTTCGTGGACATCAGAACCGGAGATGTCACCGGCGATATCCACTCTGCCGACGGAATTCTGCTGAGGAGCGCACAAAGCACCGTTTTCGGAGGCTGGTTGTTCTCGCACGGCTCGATCGAGGTGGGAGGCGGCTCCGAAGTCCGGGGACACATCCACAGCTGCGCTGGCGATGTCTTCCTGTCAGGAAGTGCCATCATCGGCACCCCGGCCGAACCGGTCGAGGTCCGGGCACATGGCGACGTGACTCTCAGCGGATCCGCCACGGTTTACGGAAACGTGTACGCGGGCGGGATAATCACCGTAGGCGGCAGTATCGTCGGAAACGCATTCGCCGGTGGCGTCATTCTGAACCCCGGTGCGGTCACCGGCTCCGCCATCGAGTTGTCGCCAACGTATGTGAAGCAACCGATCTGCCCCGATCTCGATGATCTCGATCTCATCAGCCTGCCGGATGCCACCGAATTCACCGCCGGCGGAGACGACATCGATGTCCCGGAGATCGATGAGGACTCTCCGGGGCCGTTCATCGTGGCGCCGGGCTCCTACGGCGCCGTTTCCTCAAGCAACAACTCATCGAATACGGCCTTGCTCCTCAGCGCCGGGGCGGCCGACCACGCGAACTACTATTTCAATACCATTTCACTGGGAAATGACCTGACGCTTTATCTCGACCTTTCGGGTTCGTACGACATCAGGGTCTTCGTCGTGGGGGACATTGCGATCGGGAAGGACCTCAACGTTCTCGTCTCGACCGATGGAACGAACTACGTGTCGATGGACGACGACTCGGTCGACCCGGAGATCGCCGCAAGGGTCTACTGGGAGTCGCAGTCCGACTTCGTACTCGGCGCCACGAGCAACTGGCTCGGGTCGGTTTACACGCCGGACGGCAACCTCAGCGTCGGAAACGGCAGCTACCTGATCGGCTCCTACTACAGCGGCGGTGGTCACGACATCACGGCCAGTGCGGTGGTTCACGTGCCTCCGAACTACTTCGCTGAGGAGTAA
- a CDS encoding DUF4272 domain-containing protein: MNHTRFKVAFFGVMVTAHALEPADLTGTWDVISKGKVGEEFSNLTETRCVYRGDGTYSSTGIDLLILPEQELRAITTGGLDAGTWEIKEGKLHSRISSMEIDLFSSLLEEMGREEFDAMTPELLKEVDVYEQVSVAKDTVVLRDAEGMTVTMKRVTENPDEKTKDSGADPTAREGVDKDPLGERYRLTSTAILRFEGFKAANWLPTWKRRTGVGDQLRPTEEILDRLLCSYATVCWVVLSEDQLPSKNAQAFLDTWKLRESLTDTERDILDTPRDQASEKFTDSVGWKIENMWALAWVLGFEEMPDVYQPQIDSEGISAIWTFLSPAGTGKAKFLKDLKVRPLNEVVQLEDLFYGAHNAVRSAQTGKEGSVPSGFHPVMHGGIIHEKRHALTWALSKGVKWEDTDLST; this comes from the coding sequence ATGAATCACACGCGCTTCAAGGTGGCATTTTTCGGCGTGATGGTCACCGCCCACGCATTGGAACCCGCGGACCTGACGGGGACATGGGATGTCATTTCGAAAGGCAAAGTCGGCGAAGAGTTCAGCAATCTGACCGAGACCCGCTGTGTTTACCGCGGCGACGGGACCTATTCGAGCACAGGTATCGACCTCCTCATCCTGCCCGAGCAAGAGCTGAGGGCGATCACGACCGGCGGGCTCGATGCTGGCACCTGGGAGATCAAGGAAGGCAAGCTCCACTCGCGGATCAGTTCGATGGAGATCGACCTTTTCTCCTCACTGCTCGAGGAGATGGGTCGGGAGGAGTTCGACGCCATGACTCCCGAATTGCTCAAGGAAGTGGATGTCTATGAGCAAGTGTCGGTAGCGAAAGACACGGTAGTTCTCCGGGACGCGGAAGGAATGACGGTCACGATGAAGCGGGTGACCGAGAATCCTGACGAGAAGACTAAAGACTCCGGTGCAGACCCGACGGCTCGCGAAGGAGTGGACAAAGATCCGCTCGGCGAACGCTACAGGCTGACATCGACCGCGATCCTCAGGTTCGAAGGATTCAAGGCTGCCAACTGGCTACCTACGTGGAAAAGACGAACGGGAGTGGGTGACCAGTTGCGCCCTACGGAGGAAATCCTCGATCGACTGCTCTGCAGCTATGCGACGGTTTGCTGGGTGGTGCTGAGCGAAGACCAATTGCCATCCAAGAACGCACAGGCATTCCTCGATACATGGAAGCTCCGGGAGAGCCTGACCGATACCGAACGGGATATTCTTGATACCCCGCGAGACCAGGCTTCGGAAAAATTCACCGACAGCGTTGGCTGGAAAATCGAAAACATGTGGGCGCTGGCTTGGGTTCTCGGTTTTGAGGAGATGCCGGACGTCTATCAGCCGCAGATCGACTCCGAAGGCATTTCCGCCATCTGGACCTTTCTCTCTCCGGCCGGGACTGGAAAGGCCAAGTTTCTCAAGGACCTCAAGGTGCGCCCTCTGAACGAAGTCGTCCAACTGGAGGATCTGTTCTATGGCGCCCACAACGCGGTGCGTTCCGCCCAAACCGGCAAAGAGGGCAGCGTGCCCAGCGGTTTCCATCCGGTAATGCACGGTGGAATTATTCATGAGAAACGCCATGCCCTGACCTGGGCCCTGTCCAAGGGCGTGAAGTGGGAAGACACCGACCTCAGCACCTGA